Sequence from the Maribacter algicola genome:
GCAATACGGAGAGCTCCACCTATCAAATTAATGCAACATTTGCTGCCCAAGATCTAGAAGAAGATTTCATATCGGCCATTGAGGATCAGGTTGTTCCACAAACCCTTGTAAATAACCAAGCCTGGAAACTCCCTGGCACCATTAATTTAAACGTTGATTACTGGTTAACCAAGCAATGGTATCTGAACCTAAATATAAACCAAGGTTTGTTGGATATGAATGCCACTTTTAATAACAACCCTTTGAATCTTATTACGCTTACACCAAGGTATGAATCCAGGATTTTTGGAGCCTATCTACCTATTTCTAATAGTAAATTAAGTGGAACCTCAATAGGCTTAGGGTTGCGATTGGGTCCGCTTTTGATAGGTTCTGGAAGTTTATTTTCCAACCTAGGCAATAATGCCCAATTGGCAGACATATTCCTTGGACTTAAAATACCTGTGTACCACAAAAGAAAGAGTAAAGATTTCAAATCAAAAAAACAATAACCTACAATTGGTACGCCTTTTAAGTACCAAATTCAATTAAAAACCACTGTGCGCACCATACATTTTAAACAATTGACAAAATTTAGTATTTTACAACTCTAAGTCGTAAAAATAGTATGAAACCCAAATTTAGGGATTTGTTATGGTACGTTAAATACCTCTTTAAACATCAAGCTATTAATCAAATTTTAAAGGTTTGAAATATCTCACTGTACTATTGTTCTTTTGGTTCTACCAATCAGCTGTTGGTCAGGGTTTCCAACAGGATATTGTATACGAAGAAGTGGATGAAAGTTGCTTTGGCAACCAAAGCTATCAAGCGGACCCCGAAGCCGAGGCTATCGTGGACGAAATCATGGCCCAAATGGGCTTAAACAGAACCTTTAAAATTAGGCAATGCCACAATATTCAAAACGCATTGGCCAGTATACAAGAAGATAATAGTGGTAAAAAAGACCCTTATATCCTATATGACCCTGTCTGGCTTGCAAAGATGAAAAATAGCTCCCGTACAGATTGGGCTTCCATAGGAGTAATGGCCCATGAAGTAGGCCATCTTTTAAACTATCACTCTTTGAACAACGTGGGCAGCAATCATAGATATGAGATCAGTGCAGACCGATTTGCCGGGTCCACCATGGCCCGTATGGGTAGTACCCTTGAGGAAGCACAGAGCATGTTCAAAAATTATCCGGAAAAAGCCTCTAGCACCCATCCCGGAAGGGCGGAACGTTTGGAAGCCATAAAAGAAGGATGGAACCGAATCAATAATCCAACCCAAAGAACGGTTTTATTAAACGAAAATACCCCGGATCGGGATATTCTTCCAGAACTTATCATTAACAGGTATTACAAGGAAGCTGGCGGACAAAAAGAACTAGGCCAAATAAGGGAACTAAAATTTCGTGAAAAAATCACCGAAAAAATTGGTCAAAGCTTAAATGCCATATCCA
This genomic interval carries:
- a CDS encoding M48 family metalloprotease, yielding MKYLTVLLFFWFYQSAVGQGFQQDIVYEEVDESCFGNQSYQADPEAEAIVDEIMAQMGLNRTFKIRQCHNIQNALASIQEDNSGKKDPYILYDPVWLAKMKNSSRTDWASIGVMAHEVGHLLNYHSLNNVGSNHRYEISADRFAGSTMARMGSTLEEAQSMFKNYPEKASSTHPGRAERLEAIKEGWNRINNPTQRTVLLNENTPDRDILPELIINRYYKEAGGQKELGQIRELKFREKITEKIGQSLNAISNEFQHEYVLNPNTILVNKALEGRDYSENYKVENDSLFWKYSNEEKWNPGAPRIGTEKQDDYEFKKDIEPSLSNFFEDFVLLSNPEVATYNGRERIDGIECFELKLPEERMEFGDLQKKGKRVTVEKSYFYQTATGLLYAIVEKELIESFKKGNPKDKKNTERKIVYGHYKKFNELLFPTEMNTSLVPLKSDIPQTGEGIYQERKITDIQF